From Roseibium alexandrii DFL-11, the proteins below share one genomic window:
- the bmt gene encoding betaine--homocysteine S-methyltransferase: MSKFEDFLAQKGALLADGATGTNLFDMGLVSGDAPELWNVDEPEKIKALYKSFVDAGSDIILTNTFGCNRHRLKLHSAQDRVKELNIAAVELAKDVIAESGRDVLIGGSIGPTGELFQPLGALSYEEGVEAFREQIEGLVDGGVDVLWVETMSAIEEMKAAAEAAQDFDLPLVITASFDTAGKTMMGLSPKGLGDLQNQFACSPVAIGSNCGVGASDLLAAILEITEAYPDAVVVAKANCGIPQIKGDEVVYTGTPELMADYARMALDAGARIIGGCCGTSPSHLKAMRLALDDYKKGVRPTLDQVISDIGPLVSPPNKEADAARAAEGEGAGSGRRRGRRRG; this comes from the coding sequence ATGTCGAAGTTTGAAGATTTCCTCGCTCAAAAAGGCGCATTGCTGGCGGACGGGGCGACCGGCACCAACTTGTTCGATATGGGGCTGGTGTCTGGCGACGCGCCGGAACTCTGGAATGTGGACGAACCGGAAAAGATCAAGGCGCTCTATAAGTCCTTCGTCGATGCAGGGTCCGACATCATTCTGACGAACACTTTCGGCTGCAACCGGCACCGGTTGAAGCTTCACAGCGCGCAGGACCGCGTGAAGGAACTCAATATTGCTGCGGTCGAACTCGCCAAGGACGTGATCGCCGAATCTGGACGTGACGTTCTCATCGGTGGTTCCATCGGCCCAACCGGTGAACTGTTCCAGCCGCTTGGTGCTTTGTCCTACGAAGAGGGTGTTGAGGCCTTTCGGGAACAGATCGAAGGGCTCGTTGATGGCGGTGTCGATGTCCTTTGGGTCGAGACCATGTCCGCGATTGAGGAAATGAAGGCGGCAGCGGAAGCTGCTCAGGATTTCGATCTGCCGCTGGTCATCACTGCAAGTTTCGATACGGCCGGCAAAACCATGATGGGACTGTCGCCGAAGGGTCTTGGGGATCTTCAAAACCAGTTTGCCTGTTCGCCGGTCGCCATCGGGTCGAACTGCGGCGTCGGTGCCTCTGATTTGCTGGCGGCCATCTTGGAGATTACCGAGGCCTATCCGGACGCGGTTGTTGTTGCCAAGGCCAATTGCGGCATTCCCCAAATCAAGGGAGATGAGGTGGTCTATACAGGCACGCCAGAACTGATGGCCGATTACGCTCGCATGGCTTTGGACGCTGGAGCGCGGATTATCGGTGGATGTTGTGGCACGTCTCCCTCCCATTTGAAGGCAATGCGCCTGGCGCTTGACGACTACAAGAAGGGTGTGCGTCCGACGCTCGATCAGGTGATTTCAGATATTGGCCCGCTTGTGTCTCCGCCCAACAAGGAAGCCGATGCAGCACGCGCTGCAGAAGGCGAGGGTGCTGGGTCCGGCCGCCGCCGCGGCCGCCGGCGGGGCTAA
- a CDS encoding VOC family protein, translating into MHFRYLVENVDEAVSFYRDQLGFDLKQQFGPAMAILQRDDLELWLAGPMASASKPMADGTVPKPGGWNRCVFVVADLERLVTELRQNEIPFLNDIVTGPGGKQILCRDPSGNVIELFEPA; encoded by the coding sequence GTGCATTTCCGGTATCTTGTTGAGAATGTCGATGAAGCCGTCTCCTTCTATCGGGATCAACTCGGATTTGACCTGAAACAGCAATTTGGGCCGGCGATGGCGATTCTCCAGCGCGATGATCTTGAGCTCTGGCTGGCGGGGCCAATGGCGTCTGCGTCAAAGCCGATGGCAGATGGAACCGTCCCGAAACCTGGCGGATGGAACCGCTGTGTTTTTGTTGTGGCTGATCTGGAAAGGCTTGTGACCGAGCTCAGGCAGAATGAGATCCCGTTCCTCAACGACATCGTCACCGGGCCCGGAGGCAAACAGATCCTGTGCCGGGATCCATCCGGAAACGTTATCGAGCTCTTTGAACCGGCATAA
- a CDS encoding substrate-binding periplasmic protein: MKRLAHITLIAMGLTFCATAVKAETVRLVTLEYPPYQYEAGSDADGIVVRILREAFAKMKADISIEVLPWKRSLKMVETGDADAIFTAYKTAERETFLDYSKTVLMPQVVSVWVNKDKSVAFDGSMDSLSDVSIGLVDGLSYGGTVDDAITSGALTSLDYAPESSNNIKKLMGGRIDAVIMNKYGAMHHLKNLGGLEKVVELEPELSSVPSYIAFSKANNLAGMRDELDTVLQGMIDSGEYQSIIDTYFAQ; this comes from the coding sequence ATGAAGCGATTGGCACACATTACTCTGATTGCAATGGGACTGACGTTCTGCGCGACAGCGGTCAAAGCAGAAACCGTCAGACTTGTGACCCTGGAATACCCGCCCTACCAGTATGAGGCCGGATCTGATGCCGACGGCATCGTCGTGCGTATCCTGCGCGAGGCATTTGCCAAAATGAAAGCGGACATCAGCATTGAGGTTTTGCCTTGGAAACGGTCTCTGAAGATGGTCGAAACCGGCGATGCCGATGCCATATTCACTGCCTACAAGACCGCTGAACGGGAGACGTTTCTCGATTATTCCAAAACCGTATTAATGCCGCAGGTCGTCTCGGTCTGGGTCAACAAGGACAAGAGCGTTGCATTTGATGGCAGCATGGACAGCTTAAGTGATGTCTCGATCGGCCTCGTCGACGGGTTGAGCTACGGCGGCACGGTCGATGACGCCATCACATCAGGTGCTTTGACGTCTCTCGACTACGCCCCGGAAAGCTCCAACAACATAAAAAAGCTCATGGGTGGGCGGATCGATGCCGTCATCATGAACAAATATGGTGCCATGCATCACCTGAAGAACCTGGGTGGTCTGGAGAAAGTCGTAGAGCTAGAGCCGGAGCTGTCTTCTGTTCCGTCCTACATTGCTTTTTCAAAAGCCAACAACCTGGCTGGTATGCGGGATGAACTCGACACCGTCCTCCAAGGCATGATCGACAGCGGCGAGTATCAAAGCATTATCGACACTTATTTCGCCCAATAA
- a CDS encoding substrate-binding periplasmic protein: MVTGFLFRRFVLSAAVLLTLILSAAATPLQLVTLQYPPYEYQDGDKVDGIVVRLLHHAFEKLGRDIEITVLPWKRAQLMAKKGQVDGIFTVYETPERLKYLDYSKKVLIPQTVSLWALRDTDVSYDGTMESLADVSIGLALGVSYGEKADRALKSGALKHLEYAPDSAQNIKKLLAGRTSVVIMNRYGALHHLHLQDGFERVQELTPEISSVPSYVAFSKARNHTALRDQFDQVLEAMIASGDYTRIIDGYFAEKSAKTEF, translated from the coding sequence ATGGTCACAGGATTTTTGTTCCGGAGGTTTGTTCTTTCTGCAGCAGTTTTGCTGACCTTAATCCTGTCTGCCGCCGCAACACCGCTGCAACTCGTAACGCTTCAATATCCGCCTTACGAATATCAGGATGGCGACAAGGTAGACGGCATCGTCGTCCGCTTGCTGCACCACGCCTTTGAAAAGCTGGGACGGGACATAGAAATTACAGTCCTTCCATGGAAGCGCGCTCAACTCATGGCCAAAAAAGGCCAGGTCGACGGCATATTCACCGTATATGAGACCCCTGAGCGGCTGAAGTATCTCGACTATTCCAAAAAGGTGCTGATCCCACAAACCGTCTCCTTATGGGCGCTGAGAGACACAGATGTTTCCTACGATGGAACCATGGAAAGCCTTGCGGATGTTTCCATCGGCCTTGCTCTTGGTGTGAGCTACGGCGAAAAAGCCGACCGGGCGCTCAAAAGTGGTGCTTTGAAACACTTGGAGTATGCGCCCGACAGTGCGCAGAACATCAAGAAACTTCTGGCAGGCCGGACATCCGTGGTCATCATGAACCGCTACGGCGCCCTGCACCATTTGCACCTTCAGGACGGCTTTGAACGCGTCCAGGAACTGACGCCCGAAATCTCTTCGGTTCCGTCCTATGTCGCCTTCTCCAAAGCTCGCAATCACACCGCTCTTAGGGACCAGTTCGATCAAGTCCTGGAGGCCATGATCGCCTCTGGCGACTACACGCGGATCATTGACGGATATTTCGCTGAAAAATCAGCGAAAACAGAGTTCTGA
- a CDS encoding GFA family protein codes for MMASGKCLCGAVAFEATPLPTMSACHCHTCRKWGGGPFMAVPCKNTSFSGDITRYSVTDRADRGFCPACGTHLFFYVKAADIYALPAGLFDDDPVPSLRAEYFIDQKPEYYCFAEQTKTLTGAEYFEKFS; via the coding sequence ATGATGGCATCAGGAAAATGTTTGTGCGGCGCTGTCGCCTTTGAAGCAACACCTCTTCCTACGATGTCCGCCTGCCATTGCCATACCTGCCGAAAATGGGGTGGCGGCCCATTCATGGCCGTGCCCTGCAAAAACACAAGTTTTTCCGGCGACATTACCCGGTATTCGGTGACTGATCGTGCTGATAGGGGCTTTTGTCCCGCCTGTGGCACACACCTGTTTTTCTACGTCAAGGCAGCCGACATTTATGCCTTGCCTGCCGGGTTATTCGATGACGATCCGGTACCGTCACTGCGGGCAGAGTATTTTATAGATCAGAAGCCGGAGTATTATTGTTTCGCAGAACAAACCAAAACACTGACAGGGGCAGAATATTTCGAGAAGTTCAGTTAG
- a CDS encoding ferredoxin reductase family protein, translated as MRPLGLALIALAVLIPVYWFAPIASERDPVALFSQYLGAAALILMGINQFVATRAPGLEIVFGPLDRIYVLHKWLGVIALIAMGLHDIIDADMNGLRGGVLSGIAEDIGEISLYGLMILILASVITFIPYHLWKWSHRIIGVFFFLGAFHFFFIAKPFSNFDPLGLYVSAFCILGIVSYIWMSVVRPMAPRGHRYEVDLVRRVGGLTELVLLPKGGGMRHKPGQFAFLSIDGGGLGEEHPFTLSGAPTDDRVLRFSIKDLGDYTDRLQRTVQPGMDAIVSGPFGHFSMPRGRDPQVWIGAGVGITPFLAFAESLKGRETGPIKLYYCVRERDDIPYAVELERLAEEVDTLELIIVNSSEGIRLTSDRIVSDLGGDVANAHVFFCGPVPMRKALKSGLLLKGLKASRFHFEEFEMRTGIGLQSLAVWLWDRGKYEVVKRVSRQTEPAE; from the coding sequence ATGCGCCCCCTCGGCCTTGCCCTCATCGCACTTGCGGTCCTGATACCGGTTTATTGGTTTGCGCCGATCGCCTCCGAGCGGGACCCGGTTGCCTTGTTCAGCCAATATCTCGGGGCCGCTGCTCTCATCCTGATGGGCATCAATCAATTCGTCGCCACAAGGGCTCCGGGTTTGGAGATCGTTTTTGGTCCTCTTGACCGGATTTATGTGCTGCACAAGTGGCTGGGTGTCATCGCTCTCATCGCCATGGGGCTGCATGACATCATCGACGCGGATATGAACGGGTTGCGCGGCGGGGTATTGTCCGGAATTGCCGAAGACATCGGTGAGATCAGCCTTTACGGTTTGATGATACTGATCCTGGCTTCGGTCATCACCTTCATTCCCTATCATCTTTGGAAATGGAGCCACCGCATTATCGGAGTGTTCTTCTTTCTCGGAGCATTTCATTTCTTCTTCATTGCAAAGCCCTTTTCCAATTTTGACCCGCTTGGACTCTATGTTTCTGCATTCTGCATTTTAGGAATAGTTTCCTATATCTGGATGTCTGTCGTTCGCCCGATGGCACCACGTGGTCACAGATATGAAGTGGATCTTGTCCGGCGGGTCGGCGGGTTGACGGAGCTGGTTTTGTTGCCCAAGGGAGGTGGCATGCGGCATAAGCCGGGCCAGTTTGCATTTTTGTCGATTGACGGCGGCGGACTGGGGGAGGAACACCCGTTTACACTCAGCGGCGCGCCGACAGACGACAGGGTTCTTAGGTTCTCCATCAAGGATCTTGGCGATTACACCGACCGGCTGCAAAGAACGGTGCAGCCGGGGATGGACGCAATCGTGTCCGGTCCATTTGGACATTTTTCGATGCCCCGTGGTCGGGATCCTCAGGTGTGGATTGGGGCTGGGGTTGGTATCACCCCGTTCCTGGCCTTTGCGGAAAGCCTCAAGGGCCGCGAGACCGGTCCGATAAAGCTCTATTATTGCGTCCGGGAGCGGGACGACATTCCTTATGCGGTTGAACTGGAGCGGCTGGCTGAAGAGGTTGATACGCTTGAGCTGATCATCGTGAACTCTTCAGAGGGCATCCGGCTGACTTCGGACCGCATCGTGTCCGACCTCGGCGGCGATGTTGCGAATGCGCATGTCTTCTTTTGCGGGCCTGTGCCGATGCGCAAGGCGCTCAAATCCGGTCTGCTTCTCAAAGGGCTCAAGGCCTCCAGGTTCCACTTTGAGGAATTTGAGATGCGCACTGGGATTGGCCTTCAGTCGCTTGCCGTATGGCTTTGGGATCGCGGCAAATATGAAGTGGTAAAACGGGTATCCAGACAAACCGAACCTGCTGAATAA
- a CDS encoding PaaI family thioesterase, with translation MQPIMNADEIMGMLDEVFPQIHADGRVYEIENVGPGEAVLRLSANERHLRPGGTVSGPTMMAMADFAAYVVILAHIGPQALAVTTNLNINFLRKPEPGDLLATCRLLKLGKRLAVVDCAIAGEGQDDMVAHATATYSIPPR, from the coding sequence ATGCAGCCGATCATGAACGCTGATGAAATCATGGGGATGCTGGACGAGGTTTTTCCGCAGATCCATGCCGATGGCCGTGTCTATGAAATCGAGAATGTCGGGCCCGGCGAGGCCGTGCTGCGGCTGTCAGCCAACGAGCGGCATTTACGCCCCGGTGGCACCGTGTCTGGTCCGACCATGATGGCGATGGCGGACTTTGCGGCCTATGTTGTCATTCTGGCGCATATCGGCCCGCAGGCCTTGGCAGTCACCACCAATCTCAACATCAACTTCCTGAGAAAACCGGAACCTGGTGATCTTCTGGCGACGTGCCGCCTTCTTAAGCTCGGAAAACGGCTGGCAGTGGTCGACTGTGCGATTGCAGGGGAGGGGCAGGACGACATGGTTGCCCATGCAACAGCAACCTATTCGATCCCGCCGCGGTGA
- a CDS encoding sensor domain-containing diguanylate cyclase, with amino-acid sequence MNVTRLYEQHRYTLLAAAAGTLALIGMVWIALDTLIDWQVQEAIKRNAEERALNWSHNFLETTPSAIELIQTGKGDMDDINRLEDSFALVNIIRFQLFDEEGRQTFLSNGSLDRDSKYGDTPNGNAVRAFETGQPVIEVHHDDNDERTDGDPRVPETYIEAYVPAITASGEKVGTIELYVDASAFEEALEETFQEVSIYLVAGTVLVLLFPIAAFVRRTQQLMQNDKRMLELTRYDQLTGVFNRNSTTQHLKALFIDPDRAAGTGILFVDVDYFKQVNDKYGHACGDILLKHIADVLKSSIRLKDDVVGRYGGDEFVILCRNITKADFRGLSQRVMEGAKTPCTHEGNSYTPSLSVGAYLSRDGDTEDLALHRADLAVYAAKRGGRNQVVEFSEDLEGLFKDDEAQKSA; translated from the coding sequence ATGAACGTCACGCGTTTGTATGAACAACACCGCTATACGCTTCTTGCCGCGGCTGCGGGAACATTGGCCCTGATCGGCATGGTGTGGATCGCATTGGACACGCTCATTGACTGGCAGGTTCAGGAAGCCATCAAGCGCAACGCTGAGGAACGGGCACTCAATTGGTCTCACAATTTCCTGGAAACCACGCCGTCTGCCATTGAACTGATCCAGACAGGCAAAGGCGATATGGACGATATCAACCGCCTGGAAGACTCCTTTGCCCTGGTTAACATCATCCGCTTTCAGCTTTTTGATGAAGAAGGCCGGCAGACCTTCCTGTCAAACGGGAGCCTGGACCGGGACAGCAAATATGGCGACACACCGAACGGTAACGCTGTTCGCGCTTTTGAAACTGGACAACCTGTCATCGAAGTCCACCACGATGACAATGACGAGCGGACGGATGGCGATCCCCGGGTTCCTGAGACCTATATCGAGGCTTACGTGCCTGCGATAACCGCATCCGGCGAGAAGGTGGGTACAATCGAGCTTTATGTCGATGCCAGCGCTTTTGAAGAAGCACTGGAAGAAACCTTTCAGGAAGTCAGCATTTATCTCGTGGCCGGAACCGTCCTCGTACTCCTTTTCCCGATCGCCGCCTTTGTGCGCCGCACCCAACAACTGATGCAGAACGACAAACGCATGCTTGAGTTGACGCGGTATGATCAACTGACCGGGGTGTTCAACCGCAACTCGACCACCCAGCATTTGAAAGCACTGTTCATTGACCCGGACAGAGCGGCCGGAACCGGCATTCTCTTTGTTGACGTGGACTATTTCAAACAGGTCAACGACAAGTACGGCCACGCCTGTGGTGATATCCTGCTAAAACACATCGCGGATGTTCTGAAATCCAGTATCCGCCTGAAAGACGATGTCGTTGGCCGCTATGGCGGGGATGAGTTCGTGATCCTGTGCCGGAACATCACGAAGGCGGACTTCCGGGGGCTCTCGCAGCGCGTGATGGAAGGCGCAAAGACGCCCTGCACCCACGAAGGCAACAGCTACACCCCCAGCCTCAGCGTTGGTGCTTATCTCTCGCGCGATGGAGACACGGAAGATCTCGCCCTGCACCGCGCGGATCTGGCGGTCTATGCAGCCAAACGCGGCGGGCGCAACCAGGTCGTGGAATTCTCAGAAGATCTGGAAGGTCTCTTTAAAGACGACGAAGCTCAAAAGAGCGCTTGA
- the rplM gene encoding 50S ribosomal protein L13: MKTFSAKPAEVEKKWILIDAEGMVVGRLAAYIANHLRGKHLPTYTPHVDTGDNIIVVNADKVVLTGRKYDNKKYYWHTGHPGGIKERTARAIMEGRFPERVLEKAVQRMMPGGPLSNKQLSNLKVYAGPKHPHEAQSPELVDVKSLNAKNDGKRA; this comes from the coding sequence ATGAAGACCTTCTCTGCCAAGCCGGCCGAGGTCGAAAAAAAGTGGATCTTGATCGACGCAGAAGGCATGGTTGTCGGCCGTTTGGCTGCCTACATTGCTAATCATCTGCGCGGCAAGCACCTGCCGACCTACACGCCGCACGTCGATACCGGTGACAACATCATCGTCGTCAACGCCGACAAAGTGGTTCTGACCGGCCGCAAGTACGACAACAAGAAATACTACTGGCACACCGGCCACCCGGGCGGCATCAAAGAGCGTACGGCTCGTGCCATCATGGAAGGCCGTTTTCCGGAGCGCGTTCTGGAAAAAGCCGTTCAGCGCATGATGCCGGGCGGACCGCTGTCAAACAAGCAGCTGTCCAACCTGAAGGTATACGCTGGTCCGAAGCATCCGCATGAAGCTCAGTCGCCGGAACTGGTCGACGTCAAGAGCCTCAACGCAAAAAATGACGGCAAGAGGGCTTAA
- the rpsI gene encoding 30S ribosomal protein S9 yields the protein MAELQSLEELGGAVDTAAPEAPVHVQKLDAQGRAYATGKRKDAIARVWVKPGTGKIIVNKKDFTEYFARPVLQMILRQPLMITERDGQFDIVATVTGGGLSGQAGAVRHGLSKALTYYEPDLRPILKKNGFITRDSRVVERKKFGRAKARKSFQFSKR from the coding sequence ATGGCTGAGCTGCAATCCCTGGAAGAATTGGGCGGCGCGGTCGACACCGCAGCCCCTGAAGCTCCGGTCCATGTCCAGAAGCTGGACGCACAGGGCCGTGCATACGCAACCGGCAAGCGTAAAGACGCGATTGCGCGCGTTTGGGTCAAGCCGGGCACCGGCAAGATCATTGTCAACAAGAAGGACTTCACCGAGTATTTCGCTCGTCCGGTTCTTCAGATGATCCTGAGACAGCCGTTGATGATCACTGAGCGTGATGGTCAGTTCGACATTGTTGCCACCGTTACCGGTGGTGGCCTATCTGGCCAGGCGGGTGCTGTGCGCCACGGCCTGTCCAAGGCTCTGACCTACTACGAGCCAGACTTGCGTCCGATCCTGAAGAAGAACGGCTTCATCACACGCGACAGCCGTGTTGTTGAGCGTAAGAAGTTCGGCCGCGCGAAAGCCCGTAAGAGCTTCCAATTCTCCAAGCGTTAA
- a CDS encoding LysR family transcriptional regulator, whose amino-acid sequence MDIKQTELGLLLALHALLDHENVSLAAKQIGITQPAMSAQLKRLRDLFNDPLLVPSGRRLVATTRARALQNDLRAHLQGLNALVRDHTVFDPASSETTFRLIGTDYVHAVLAAPVQKMLAAEAPGARAAFLAFDPKILWSSLEAETADLALATGMSLPEAKRQSALTEDFQVIMSKTHPLVGQPMTLEGFCAFPHILVSPEGGGFIGATDRVLKETGHKRRVAISLPSFLLAPALVSSSDALCMMPSRLAKLHQGNMACTPSPFPSPAFDVDLLWHPRRQNDPAHKWFRAQVRRLAQGL is encoded by the coding sequence GTGGATATAAAACAGACTGAGCTTGGGCTTCTCCTCGCCCTTCATGCCCTGCTGGACCATGAGAATGTCTCACTGGCCGCGAAACAGATCGGCATCACGCAGCCTGCCATGTCGGCGCAGCTCAAGCGGCTCCGCGACCTTTTCAACGATCCACTTCTCGTGCCGTCTGGCCGGCGCCTGGTTGCGACCACGCGCGCCCGCGCATTGCAAAATGACCTGCGCGCCCATCTTCAGGGCCTGAACGCCTTGGTGCGCGATCACACGGTTTTCGACCCGGCATCGAGCGAAACAACGTTTCGACTGATCGGGACCGACTATGTCCATGCCGTTTTGGCCGCGCCCGTTCAAAAGATGCTGGCGGCGGAAGCCCCGGGTGCGCGGGCGGCATTTCTGGCCTTTGATCCAAAAATACTGTGGTCATCGCTCGAAGCCGAAACGGCAGACCTTGCACTTGCAACGGGCATGTCTTTGCCGGAGGCAAAAAGACAATCAGCGCTCACAGAAGATTTTCAGGTGATCATGTCCAAGACCCATCCTCTTGTGGGACAGCCAATGACACTTGAGGGATTTTGCGCTTTCCCGCATATCCTGGTGTCACCGGAAGGCGGTGGCTTCATTGGAGCCACAGATCGTGTTCTCAAAGAGACCGGTCACAAGCGCCGCGTTGCGATCTCGTTGCCGAGTTTTCTGCTCGCTCCAGCACTTGTATCCAGCTCCGATGCGCTATGCATGATGCCGAGCCGCCTCGCCAAACTCCACCAGGGCAATATGGCTTGCACACCATCGCCCTTCCCGTCCCCCGCCTTTGACGTCGATCTCCTGTGGCACCCCCGCCGCCAAAATGACCCGGCCCACAAATGGTTCCGAGCTCAGGTTCGGCGATTGGCGCAGGGCCTTTGA
- a CDS encoding NADPH-dependent F420 reductase has product MNIGFIGAGGMAKALARKWAAKHEVMLSGRDLDKTKAAAASLGVRSGTAQEAASFGDVIVLATRWEDVFPAIENAGGPAAFDGKTVIDINNPVSIETFRTTRENGGSLTQAIADALPGAKVAKAFNMSQVAVWEDPDMIYDGRQLVTLYTSDEEIDETVAGLIADVGSEPLRLGSNAHAYQLEAAAAIVIKFLFAGRDPHTVFNFIQPEVKAIR; this is encoded by the coding sequence ATGAACATTGGTTTTATCGGTGCCGGCGGAATGGCGAAAGCCCTGGCAAGAAAGTGGGCCGCCAAACACGAGGTGATGCTGTCCGGCCGGGATCTGGACAAGACCAAGGCCGCTGCGGCCTCACTTGGTGTCCGAAGCGGAACCGCCCAGGAAGCTGCAAGTTTCGGAGATGTGATTGTTTTGGCAACGCGTTGGGAAGATGTGTTTCCCGCCATAGAAAACGCCGGTGGACCTGCCGCTTTTGACGGCAAGACGGTTATTGATATCAACAACCCGGTCAGCATCGAGACTTTCCGGACGACCCGGGAGAATGGCGGGTCGCTGACCCAGGCCATCGCAGACGCATTGCCGGGTGCCAAGGTCGCCAAGGCCTTCAACATGTCGCAGGTCGCCGTTTGGGAGGATCCGGACATGATCTATGACGGCCGTCAGCTGGTCACGCTCTATACGTCCGATGAGGAGATTGATGAGACTGTTGCCGGTCTGATTGCCGATGTTGGCTCCGAACCGCTGCGGCTTGGCAGCAACGCGCATGCCTATCAGCTGGAAGCAGCGGCCGCCATTGTCATCAAGTTTTTGTTTGCCGGCCGGGATCCTCATACGGTCTTCAATTTCATTCAGCCCGAAGTGAAAGCCATTCGGTAA
- a CDS encoding SDR family oxidoreductase, with protein MSIFEGKRVAVVGGGSGIGRAVAEMALAQGADVFISSRDTAKLKRVAENKVGMTVLPLDMTHETSRAAWADQLGPIDHLVISASSAAHGAFSDLEEDALRAMFDAKFFGPYLTAKAALPHLRDGGSITFFSGVLSRRPGRNCSGLGAVNGAVESLTYGLALELGPRFRVNCVSPGMIRSDAYAAVPEAAREEMYAATGESLPLGRVGTVDEAAQAALFLMANTFTSGHVLDVDGGHMIRQYATR; from the coding sequence ATGTCCATTTTTGAAGGAAAAAGAGTAGCGGTTGTCGGTGGCGGCTCGGGGATCGGCCGAGCCGTGGCCGAAATGGCGCTGGCGCAGGGCGCGGACGTTTTTATTTCCAGCCGGGACACTGCAAAACTCAAACGCGTCGCGGAGAACAAGGTGGGCATGACCGTGCTGCCGTTGGATATGACGCATGAGACATCCAGAGCTGCATGGGCGGACCAACTCGGCCCGATTGATCATCTGGTGATCTCTGCGTCAAGTGCGGCCCACGGAGCGTTCTCCGATTTGGAAGAGGATGCACTCAGGGCAATGTTCGATGCGAAATTCTTCGGCCCCTACCTGACGGCAAAGGCAGCGCTACCACATCTTCGCGACGGCGGTTCGATCACGTTCTTCAGTGGTGTTCTGTCCCGCAGACCCGGAAGGAACTGCTCAGGGTTGGGCGCTGTCAACGGAGCCGTGGAGAGCCTCACCTATGGACTGGCGCTGGAACTCGGTCCCCGGTTCCGGGTCAATTGCGTGTCTCCGGGCATGATCCGTTCTGATGCCTATGCGGCTGTGCCAGAGGCAGCAAGAGAGGAAATGTATGCAGCGACGGGCGAGTCGCTCCCGCTGGGCCGTGTTGGGACAGTCGACGAAGCTGCGCAGGCCGCACTCTTCCTGATGGCGAACACCTTCACAAGCGGTCACGTTCTGGATGTCGATGGCGGCCATATGATCCGGCAATACGCCACGCGGTAA
- a CDS encoding alpha/beta hydrolase family protein, with amino-acid sequence MSTVQPQSLTFQAEDGWQLTGDLYVGRSPKVAILVSSGTGFPRRFYRHMAAYLAEQGAVVLTYDYRGIGGSKTASIARSAIDLPDWGRLDMPATIDVLEAKAPDLPITHLAHSVGGHFLGLMPNHDKIARNAFLAVSTGYIGHHAAHYRLMEAYFWWGLGSYSLMRHGQLKPIGGWRGEALPPEVFKTWRRWSHRPTYFQKDFESTLAPQHYDQVRSPIRSWLFTDDPIATPKAHEVLLDAYPNAPKSLTLTSPKDLNVKRIGHEGAFKPECAPLWADVFEWLANGTETRGTDF; translated from the coding sequence ATGAGCACCGTCCAACCCCAATCCCTAACCTTTCAGGCAGAAGACGGCTGGCAGCTGACCGGAGACCTTTATGTTGGCCGTTCGCCGAAGGTCGCTATTCTGGTCTCGTCAGGAACCGGATTTCCGCGGCGGTTCTATAGGCATATGGCAGCTTACCTGGCCGAACAGGGCGCTGTCGTTCTGACCTATGATTACCGGGGGATCGGCGGGTCCAAGACAGCCTCGATCGCCCGTTCCGCAATCGATCTGCCGGACTGGGGCCGTCTTGATATGCCGGCCACAATCGATGTTCTGGAGGCAAAGGCCCCGGACCTGCCAATCACGCATCTGGCGCATAGCGTGGGTGGGCATTTTCTTGGCCTGATGCCGAATCATGACAAGATCGCGCGCAATGCCTTTCTGGCCGTCAGCACGGGATACATCGGTCATCACGCGGCCCATTACCGCCTGATGGAAGCCTATTTCTGGTGGGGTCTCGGCAGTTATTCCTTGATGCGGCATGGTCAGCTGAAACCGATCGGCGGATGGCGCGGAGAAGCCCTACCGCCGGAAGTCTTCAAGACCTGGCGAAGGTGGAGCCACAGGCCGACCTACTTTCAAAAGGACTTTGAGAGCACACTGGCGCCGCAGCATTATGATCAGGTCCGTTCGCCGATCCGCAGCTGGCTCTTTACAGACGACCCGATTGCGACACCCAAGGCCCATGAAGTCCTTCTGGACGCTTATCCGAATGCGCCCAAGTCCCTGACCTTGACCTCCCCGAAAGACCTCAACGTCAAGCGGATCGGGCATGAAGGCGCCTTCAAACCAGAGTGCGCACCGCTTTGGGCCGATGTGTTCGAGTGGCTGGCGAACGGCACAGAAACACGTGGCACCGATTTTTAG